One genomic region from Marinomonas maritima encodes:
- a CDS encoding L-cystine transporter, which produces MLYPILNLVVFALLIVLLYKQQKAQKTLSTRVFTGLGLGVAFGAALQFIYGVGSVESSETLEYVNIVGYGYVSLLKMIIMPLILVSIIGAIVKVKDTGSLGKMSGGIIGILLATTAVSALIGVFVSNLFGLSADGIVQGAREMARGAALETRLDGLASVSFADMITSFFPGNPFADLAGSRPTSTIAVVIFAAFVGVAGVSVSRKEPEIGASFERFVDVAQSIVRTLVRMVLSLTPYGILALMTKVVAGSNVSDILTLLNFVVASYVGLAMILVMHLCLLAFNGISPVRYFKKVLPVLLFAFTSRSSAGTIPLNIDTQVKSLGNGEGESNFSASFGATMGQNGCAGLYPAMLAVMIAPTIGINPLDPSFIISLIAIVTISSFGIAGIGGGATFAALIVLSALDMPVALAGLLISIEPLIDMGRTAVNVNGSMTAGTITSKWLGHSDANTFDQDEVSGSEFKNS; this is translated from the coding sequence ATGTTATATCCGATTCTTAACTTAGTGGTTTTCGCTTTGTTAATCGTGCTTTTGTATAAACAGCAAAAAGCACAAAAAACGTTATCCACTCGTGTGTTCACGGGCTTAGGGCTAGGCGTTGCTTTTGGTGCTGCGTTGCAATTTATTTATGGTGTTGGCAGTGTTGAATCTAGCGAAACGCTAGAGTATGTAAACATTGTTGGTTATGGTTATGTCAGCTTATTGAAGATGATCATAATGCCGCTGATTTTGGTGTCCATTATTGGTGCCATTGTTAAAGTAAAGGACACGGGATCTTTAGGTAAGATGTCTGGTGGCATTATTGGTATTTTGTTGGCAACCACGGCGGTGTCTGCACTCATCGGTGTGTTTGTTAGCAACCTGTTTGGCTTGTCTGCTGACGGCATAGTACAAGGCGCTCGTGAAATGGCACGGGGAGCGGCGTTAGAAACTCGTTTGGATGGACTGGCTAGCGTATCGTTTGCTGATATGATCACGTCTTTCTTTCCTGGCAACCCTTTCGCTGATCTTGCTGGTAGTCGTCCAACGTCTACCATTGCTGTGGTGATTTTTGCTGCATTTGTAGGTGTGGCTGGTGTATCTGTCTCACGTAAAGAGCCTGAAATCGGTGCAAGCTTTGAGCGTTTTGTTGATGTTGCACAGTCCATTGTACGTACGTTGGTGCGTATGGTGTTGAGTTTGACGCCTTACGGTATTTTGGCGTTGATGACTAAGGTCGTTGCGGGTTCAAACGTGTCGGATATCTTAACGCTGTTGAATTTCGTGGTGGCGTCTTATGTTGGTTTGGCGATGATCCTTGTCATGCATTTGTGTTTGTTGGCGTTTAATGGCATTTCTCCGGTTCGCTATTTCAAAAAAGTCTTGCCAGTGTTGTTGTTCGCGTTTACTTCTCGTTCAAGCGCAGGAACCATTCCTCTTAATATAGACACACAGGTGAAGAGCCTAGGTAATGGTGAGGGTGAATCTAACTTTTCTGCATCGTTTGGTGCGACTATGGGGCAAAACGGTTGTGCGGGTTTATACCCTGCTATGTTGGCGGTCATGATTGCCCCGACTATTGGTATTAACCCCCTCGATCCCAGCTTTATTATTTCGTTGATTGCGATTGTGACAATCAGTTCTTTTGGTATTGCAGGTATTGGCGGCGGTGCTACATTTGCCGCTTTGATTGTGTTGTCTGCGTTAGATATGCCAGTTGCGTTGGCTGGTTTACTTATATCAATCGAGCCTTTGATCGATATGGGCCGTACGGCAGTGAATGTAAATGGTTCGATGACGGCGGGTACGATTACGTCTAAATGGCTTGGTCATTCTGATGCGAATACATTTGATCAGGATGAAGTGTCAGGCAGTGAATTTAAGAATAGTTAG
- a CDS encoding AraC family transcriptional regulator, which yields MDRLSSVLSAFRPKATSVTSLRFSHQRERLSLSSDSSYWLYLISGELTLTVQGNSRTELKEGDGAWLASGQNIDVFLADGGQFETSILICKFDFGTKALNPLLDLEWQWIKVEKVDDIAQQLLPLNTLLLAESLQPRCGSQVIVERLAEAYLVQMLRQFIQTQKIQLGLLAGLSDIRLARAIVAIHEHPQQAWQVASLAEEAGMSRSVFSGLFKKTMGMTPMAYLTSWRMRLAAQRIKSGDRNLAILSDQLGYQSEAAFRRTFKKVIGVAPGAIGR from the coding sequence ATGGATCGTCTTTCATCGGTATTAAGTGCATTCCGTCCTAAGGCGACGTCGGTAACCAGTCTTCGTTTTTCTCATCAAAGGGAGCGTTTGTCCCTGTCGTCCGATTCAAGTTATTGGCTTTATTTGATTAGTGGAGAACTTACGTTAACGGTGCAGGGTAATAGCCGAACAGAACTGAAAGAAGGTGATGGCGCGTGGCTTGCTTCTGGTCAAAATATAGATGTATTCCTTGCTGATGGGGGGCAGTTTGAGACCAGCATACTGATCTGTAAATTTGATTTTGGTACCAAAGCCCTAAACCCTTTGCTCGACTTAGAATGGCAATGGATTAAAGTGGAAAAAGTCGATGATATTGCCCAGCAGTTATTGCCTTTGAATACTTTGTTACTGGCTGAAAGTTTGCAGCCACGCTGTGGGTCTCAAGTGATCGTAGAGCGCTTGGCTGAAGCGTATCTAGTGCAAATGCTTAGACAGTTTATACAGACCCAAAAAATCCAACTGGGTTTATTGGCGGGTCTGAGCGATATAAGGCTAGCGCGTGCCATCGTCGCTATTCATGAGCATCCTCAACAGGCTTGGCAAGTTGCTAGTTTAGCTGAAGAGGCGGGTATGTCCCGATCGGTGTTTAGCGGATTATTTAAGAAAACAATGGGAATGACGCCAATGGCGTATTTGACCTCATGGCGAATGCGTTTGGCCGCACAGCGTATTAAAAGTGGCGACAGAAACCTTGCGATTCTGAGTGATCAGCTAGGTTACCAGAGTGAAGCCGCCTTTCGACGAACGTTTAAAAAAGTGATTGGTGTTGCGCCAGGAGCCATCGGGCGTTAA
- a CDS encoding peroxiredoxin-like family protein — MVVLKPRIATPELVINTLKGTWSLAQQTPENFTMLVVYRGLHCPICKNYLRELSRLADDFAAKGVNIITLSSDTQERAQLASTEWEIENLTMGYGLTVEQSQAWGLHRSAGRGVTSIGIEEPAEFTEPGLYLVRPDGTLYWSNISTMPFARPHFKEVLGAIEFAVAKNYPARGELI; from the coding sequence ATGGTCGTTCTAAAGCCTAGAATAGCAACTCCAGAGCTAGTGATTAATACGCTAAAAGGCACTTGGTCTCTAGCACAACAAACACCTGAAAATTTTACGATGCTTGTGGTTTATCGTGGGTTACATTGCCCAATTTGCAAAAACTACTTAAGAGAGTTGAGCCGCTTAGCAGACGATTTTGCGGCGAAAGGCGTCAACATCATCACCCTAAGTTCTGATACACAAGAAAGAGCGCAATTGGCATCGACAGAGTGGGAGATTGAAAATCTCACAATGGGCTACGGTCTGACGGTTGAACAGTCTCAAGCATGGGGGTTACACAGAAGTGCTGGCCGAGGCGTGACCAGTATTGGAATCGAAGAACCTGCAGAATTTACCGAACCGGGACTGTATTTAGTACGCCCTGATGGCACCCTGTACTGGAGTAATATCAGTACCATGCCCTTTGCTCGTCCACACTTCAAAGAAGTTCTTGGAGCAATCGAATTTGCGGTCGCTAAAAATTACCCAGCGCGTGGCGAGCTAATCTAG
- a CDS encoding response regulator transcription factor, with the protein MMNPSNKNDIVLVVDDSPDALSLIHDTLEAANMDVLVALEGKQALTIAKRIRPDIILLDAIMPNMDGFETCRQLKADQSLASIPVIFMTGLSDTDDIVRGLEAGGVDYLTKPIQPNELIARMRVHLSNARLSNNAQSALDSMGQHLMTTTSAGDIAWATPQTYALLARARASYEWQSSEMALQIRLWLAHQPDVGNVLKLTGLDYPLGLKMMGLTEQKEVLLKLEDGDKPAGPALLKQELGLTDRESEVLHWIANGKSNRDIAEILEMSPRTVNKHLEQIFPKLGVENRTSAAGVALRVFAAER; encoded by the coding sequence ATGATGAATCCTAGTAATAAAAATGACATTGTTTTAGTGGTCGACGACTCGCCCGATGCGTTGAGCCTGATTCATGACACGTTGGAAGCGGCCAATATGGATGTGCTTGTCGCCCTTGAAGGCAAGCAAGCCTTGACGATCGCCAAACGGATTCGACCGGATATTATTTTGCTCGATGCCATCATGCCGAACATGGATGGTTTTGAAACCTGCCGACAATTAAAAGCGGATCAAAGTCTGGCGTCGATTCCGGTCATTTTCATGACAGGCCTGAGCGACACCGACGACATTGTGCGGGGGTTAGAAGCCGGTGGTGTGGATTATCTCACCAAGCCGATTCAACCCAATGAGCTGATTGCTCGCATGCGAGTACATTTGTCTAATGCACGTTTGAGCAACAATGCGCAGTCTGCTCTCGACAGCATGGGGCAGCATTTGATGACTACTACGTCGGCCGGTGATATTGCGTGGGCTACACCACAAACCTATGCGTTACTTGCCCGAGCGCGCGCCAGTTACGAATGGCAGAGTAGTGAGATGGCGTTGCAAATACGGCTTTGGTTAGCGCATCAACCCGATGTTGGAAACGTATTGAAACTAACCGGATTGGATTACCCTTTGGGTCTTAAAATGATGGGCTTAACGGAGCAGAAAGAAGTGCTTTTAAAGCTGGAAGATGGTGATAAGCCCGCTGGGCCAGCATTGCTTAAACAGGAACTGGGATTAACTGATCGTGAATCAGAAGTGCTGCATTGGATTGCTAATGGCAAATCCAATCGAGACATTGCGGAAATCTTAGAAATGAGCCCGCGTACGGTGAATAAACACCTTGAACAAATCTTTCCTAAACTTGGAGTAGAAAATCGTACGTCAGCGGCAGGTGTTGCATTGCGAGTATTCGCCGCTGAACGTTAA
- a CDS encoding DEAD/DEAH box helicase: MSFNKLGLSAPILKAIEDRGYTEPSPIQAQAIPPILEGLDVMAAAQTGTGKTAGFTLPLLERLSHGENAQSNQVRALVLTPTRELAAQVAESVKNYGQHLSLKSTVVFGGVKINPQMMALRRGADILIATPGRMMDLYNQKAVRFDKLEILVLDEADRMLDMGFIHDIKKILAILPKKRQNLLFSATFSPEIRQLAKGLVNNPVEISVTPRNATAVSVEQWLHPVDKKRKTELLIKLIADGRWDQALVFSRTKHGANKITKTLEDAGIRSSAIHGNKSQGARTRALADFKEGRIRILVATDIAARGLDIEQLPHVVNFDLPDVAEDYVHRIGRTGRAGATGKAISLVAADELDLLRAIERLTQKLIERRYEDDFMPTHMLPDTTLDNRPIKKNNPKRPNNPGAPRQGNSARTGNSPKQGNGQARQGNGPNSGNRRPADRGNAPAKADVTQGQGLRSKPLAPARRNRKPTQD, translated from the coding sequence ATGAGTTTCAACAAACTTGGGCTTTCTGCCCCCATCCTAAAAGCCATTGAAGACCGAGGTTATACTGAGCCGTCCCCAATACAAGCTCAAGCGATACCTCCTATTCTTGAAGGCCTAGATGTGATGGCCGCAGCCCAAACAGGGACAGGTAAAACAGCCGGTTTTACCTTGCCTTTACTTGAACGTCTAAGTCACGGCGAGAACGCGCAAAGCAATCAAGTACGTGCATTAGTATTAACACCAACGCGCGAACTAGCCGCTCAAGTGGCTGAAAGTGTGAAAAATTACGGACAACATTTATCTCTTAAATCGACCGTCGTTTTTGGTGGCGTTAAGATCAATCCTCAAATGATGGCGCTTCGCCGTGGTGCCGATATCTTAATCGCGACACCAGGTCGTATGATGGATTTGTACAACCAAAAAGCCGTGCGATTTGATAAGTTAGAAATTCTTGTTTTGGATGAAGCCGACCGCATGCTGGACATGGGCTTTATTCACGACATCAAGAAGATCTTAGCAATCCTGCCGAAGAAACGTCAGAACCTATTATTCTCTGCAACTTTTTCACCTGAGATTCGCCAACTTGCAAAAGGCTTGGTTAATAATCCAGTAGAAATTTCTGTCACACCACGTAATGCCACGGCCGTTTCTGTTGAGCAATGGTTACACCCAGTAGATAAGAAACGCAAAACTGAACTCTTGATCAAATTGATCGCAGATGGTCGTTGGGATCAAGCTTTAGTATTTTCTCGCACCAAACATGGCGCGAACAAAATCACAAAAACACTAGAAGACGCAGGCATTCGTTCCAGCGCAATCCACGGCAATAAAAGCCAAGGTGCACGTACTCGAGCTCTTGCAGACTTTAAAGAAGGTCGTATTCGCATCCTAGTAGCAACTGACATTGCTGCGCGTGGATTAGACATAGAACAACTGCCTCACGTGGTCAACTTTGACCTACCAGATGTGGCTGAAGACTACGTCCACCGTATTGGCCGTACTGGTCGTGCTGGCGCAACAGGTAAAGCAATTTCTTTGGTTGCGGCCGACGAGCTAGACTTGTTACGTGCGATTGAACGTTTGACTCAGAAACTAATCGAACGTCGTTATGAAGATGATTTCATGCCAACGCACATGTTGCCAGATACAACATTAGACAACCGTCCAATCAAAAAGAACAACCCAAAAAGACCAAACAACCCTGGTGCACCCCGCCAAGGTAATAGTGCTAGAACAGGTAATAGCCCTAAACAAGGCAACGGCCAAGCTCGTCAAGGAAACGGACCTAATTCAGGTAACCGTCGCCCAGCAGACAGAGGCAACGCCCCTGCAAAAGCAGATGTAACTCAAGGTCAAGGTTTACGCAGTAAACCTCTTGCACCCGCTCGTCGTAACCGTAAGCCAACTCAAGACTAG
- a CDS encoding GNAT family N-acetyltransferase, which translates to MEVEYKINQTITADQFIGLLSRTSLGARRPIDQVETIDAMLANANLLVTAWQGDRLVGVARSVTDFAFCCYLSDIAVDESIQSSGIGKTLIRMTKEALKPTCSLILLSAPQAVGYYPKIGFTQHNSAWVLTDIDDLK; encoded by the coding sequence ATGGAAGTTGAGTACAAAATTAACCAAACGATTACCGCGGATCAGTTTATAGGTTTGTTATCAAGAACGTCATTAGGCGCGCGTCGCCCGATTGATCAGGTTGAGACGATAGACGCTATGTTGGCAAATGCGAATCTTCTAGTAACGGCGTGGCAAGGAGATCGTCTTGTTGGTGTGGCACGTTCAGTGACAGACTTTGCGTTTTGTTGTTATTTATCAGACATCGCCGTAGATGAATCTATTCAGTCATCCGGTATTGGTAAAACCTTGATCCGTATGACCAAAGAAGCCTTAAAACCTACGTGTTCTTTGATTTTATTGTCTGCCCCTCAGGCCGTAGGGTATTACCCAAAAATTGGCTTTACTCAGCACAATAGCGCGTGGGTATTAACGGATATCGATGACCTAAAATAA